GATGATTGGGATCGTGTTGTTGCGGTTTTCGTGTTGGGAAAGGATTGGCAGTTCAAGGGTTGGCCTTTCAAGGATCACGTTGAGATATTCAATAAGAGTAAGTAATATGATTATTcaattcttttggttttcttgagcTTAAGAGTTCAATTCAGTTGAAgctgacgttttttttttactatacttTGCAGTCATTGGATTCTACATGCGGTTTGAAGATGACAGTATAGAATCCGCCAAGACGGTGAAGCAGTGGAATGTAAAGATCATCTCGGTGAGAAATTTATTACCCTTTTAAATATGCTGTTTCTGATAAAATTATCATCCAGATATGATTTACTGAATCTTGGaactttcttttgtgttttttgaacTAATCAGATTAGCAAGAATAAGAGGCATAACGACAGGGCTGCTGCATTAGAAGTCTGGGAAAAACTCGAGGAGTTTGTGCGATCTCGGTCACATTCTTAGTATCTAGACTGTTGTAGAATATTTATTTCTGTATCAATTTTCAcacttttcatcattttttcctCGGATAATCTTACTACTTTCTATAACATTGGAACATAGTGATACAGTTTTATGCaatgtgattgttttttattaatgCTAAATTGAAACTGTTCATTAGCTTTCTCTTTCACGTCTCTAATGGTAAATTGGAACTGTTCATTAGCTTTGGAAGGTGAATTAAGATCAATATATTTTACGGTTTGCATTTTCTACCTTTTGTCTCAAACATTCACTGCCTTCTCCAACGATTAGCGAAGGGTAGAGAGCCTGCAAAGCACTGTAAATTGGGATAATATGTGAAGAATAGAAGCCCATATGGCCATCCTCTTTTCATCATGTTGTTGTTACAGGTTGAACTTCTACAGATGATGTTTCTTAATTAAGCTTTAATGATGGTGAGGGAGTTCCTGACTTCCATTTAGCTTGAGCTGTAAAGATTGTCTTACCTTAACGATCCAACCATGGTTCTTGCCAATTGAAGTTTCAGGTATGGAAACAAAAGTACTGCATTATTTCACATGTTTTTGCTCTTGTTCATAACAGAAGAGGAAGTATTGATCTCAAATTGGTGCACGGATCTGATATGGATATAGACTGTCTTCTGTTTGTTTCTTACCATTGCATACAACGATTAAAAAGGTTGGTTTTTCTTATATCTAACTTTAAAAGTGTATCTCTCATTAGCTTTCATGTTCCATAATTAACGCTAGATCGTTGCTTGCCGCCTAAAGTCTGTCATATTCTATAGGATGTTTTTATTTCAAGCCAAGTTTGGGATATGTGTTTCCATCTATCATCTCTGGTTCTTGAGTTTTGAATCTAAACTAGTTAGATTGCTACCATCTAAAGTGATATTTGTTGAGAGAGTTGTTCTGTTTTTCACACTGTGTTCTGGAAAGCAATATTTATTGTAAAGGTAAATAGATCCAACATGCTCTCCGTTGATACAACAAAGCAATATCACCGGGAGAGTAGGGATTTACAGAGCATAAAATACATCACACAAAATCACAACAAAATGTGAATAAATAGGGAAAAATAAAGAATGCAATCTGAGTGGCACAAAAGCTTCATCGGTTTCAGTAGAAACATGGATGGGGAAAATCAGTAACTCAGAAGATTGCGATGTAGGAAGCCGCGGAAAGGATGGCAAGAAGAGGAAATGAGAACTTGATAGAGCTCCCATCAGACGATGGTCCGTCTCCTTCCCCTGCTGGTACGGTTTTCGATCCATTTCCTGGTCCTAACATAAATTCACGATATGGATGCATTAGATAACATAAAGATAAGATTGAGACTGGTGTTTCTTCCTTGCATATGTTTTAAGTCAGTTACCTGAAGAGTTTGGTGATTCTGCAGGAGAGTCAGAAGtggaaccaccaccaccaccacctacaaaaacatatactgCTAAGATTCGCAAGCTTTGGGATTGGAACAATCTTCAGAAGCTGATGTTTTGAAATTCTTACCGGTACTACAGCGACTGACTGGAGGAGTCTGAACATTACAAGCCTTTGGCAGACCAAGAGCTTGTGTTTGGTTAACGTTGATACCTAGCTGAGAGCCACCACCGTTGAGGACTTGACACAAACAGTCAGGAGAAGACTGGACTACGCTACCCAACTGACGACAGCATTGCTGAGAAGGAGAAGTAGAGTTTCCGGTTATGTAGTTGAGACACGGCGATAAGCTAATCAACACGTTTGTGCAGCCTGACTGAGCAGAGACCCTTGTAGAAGTCATCACAGCCATAAAAACTGTAAGACACACTAAACATATTCccattttcatgttttcttgagAAGTTGTGTATGGAGAGAAGAATccttttgagtttgttttggtttaggttttattatgttttgtttgtttgattggatATTGTGGAGCCTTTGGGTATAAATAAAGAACTGAGGACGTAAAGGTGGCTTAATTTGGGTGACCAACTCTTTCCTACTTTtctaacagtttttgttttgatctgTTCAGACTCGGACAAAACGAGTGTTGTGTTGTGAACAGAACTGATCCGTTTGTAGTTTTTTAGGGTcggtggtctttgtgacggtctaGCTAGGCTTGGTTGTTGAACTACTTCCTCTGATTAAGGTTTATGGAGTTTAGCTAATTACTATACAATAATACAGAACtgttttgtattcttttatttgtatttgacTTGACTAATATTAACAACAGGTGTCGGAAAATTCTCAGTTAGGACATCATCTTTTACAAGTCTATTGACGTTCTAATACAACACAAGACATGTAATGTATCTACTACACTCTTCCTCCGGTACACGTGAATGCATCCAATTGGCTAATTCACTTCCACCAACGACCCCCAATTATCAATAAACGAACATGAGTTAGTTATTAGTGGTTGACCTATActcacttctttttcttccctccacttTTCTCCAATCTATAAAACCCAAATCCCCACAATTGCTTCCTTTCTCATCACACATCAAACACCTTACCACAAAATCTTTAAACATCcaaagaaacaataaacaaacaaagcttAAACGATCCAACAATGTCGAAGATTCTTGTCGTGGTGGTTGCGATGATCGCAGTGCTAGCTTTGCCGATTCACGGCCAACAACAGCCACTTAGCCAATGTACCCCGTCGATGATGACCAGCGTGAGTCCTTGTATGAGCTTCATAACCAACAGTAGCAGCAATGGAACTTCTCCGTCGTCTGATTGTTGTAACTCGCTGAGGTCTTTGACCACTGGAGGAATGGGATGTCTTTGTCTTATTGTCACTGGAACTGTTCCTTTCAATATTCCCATTAACCGCACAACCGCTGTCTCTCTTCCCCGTGCTTGTAACATGCCTAGAGTCCCTCTTCAATGCCAAGGCAAATAAAACCAACTCACTCCCCTCTAattattacattatatatacCTGCTTGAATCAGTACTCTAATATAAGTTTTGATCTTCCATCTCTTTACAGCCAATATTGCTCCAGCTGCTGCTCCTGGTAAACACTCAATCACCTTATCATCTCAACTCATTAAGTAATTAGTTGCTTGATAGATAAATTGATACGAATTTTTCTGTTTTGGCAACACAGGACCTGCTGCTACATTTGGACCGTCGATGTCTCCAGGTCCAGCG
The Camelina sativa cultivar DH55 chromosome 15, Cs, whole genome shotgun sequence DNA segment above includes these coding regions:
- the LOC104746717 gene encoding non-specific lipid-transfer protein-like protein At2g13820 — translated: MKMGICLVCLTVFMAVMTSTRVSAQSGCTNVLISLSPCLNYITGNSTSPSQQCCRQLGSVVQSSPDCLCQVLNGGGSQLGINVNQTQALGLPKACNVQTPPVSRCSTGGGGGGSTSDSPAESPNSSGPGNGSKTVPAGEGDGPSSDGSSIKFSFPLLAILSAASYIAIF
- the LOC104746718 gene encoding non-specific lipid-transfer protein-like protein At2g13820, yielding MSKILVVVVAMIAVLALPIHGQQQPLSQCTPSMMTSVSPCMSFITNSSSNGTSPSSDCCNSLRSLTTGGMGCLCLIVTGTVPFNIPINRTTAVSLPRACNMPRVPLQCQANIAPAAAPGPAATFGPSMSPGPATNPIVPEPTSSAQTPQSDTTRPFTPSVDGGAPTSDDGGSSSKPSETPSSAYALSPSFLFFSIALVALKFY